A window of Pseudomonas mucidolens contains these coding sequences:
- a CDS encoding DNA-3-methyladenine glycosylase I, which yields MPRCFWCSEDPLYMAYHDQEWGTPLRDAQGLFELLLLEGFQAGLSWITVLRKREHYRKVLFGFDAQRLARLSDAEIELLMQDPGIVRNRLKLNATRRNAAAWLALEDPVGWLWAFVGDVPKVNHFKDRSEVPAITPEAEAMSRALKKAGFTFVGPTICYAFMQASGMVMDHTQDCDRYADLANAG from the coding sequence ATGCCACGCTGCTTTTGGTGTTCTGAAGATCCGCTGTACATGGCTTATCACGATCAGGAGTGGGGAACGCCGCTGCGCGATGCGCAGGGTTTGTTTGAACTGCTTTTGCTCGAAGGGTTCCAGGCGGGCCTGTCGTGGATCACCGTTTTACGCAAACGCGAGCATTATCGAAAGGTCTTGTTCGGTTTTGATGCGCAGCGGTTGGCGCGGTTGAGCGATGCCGAGATCGAGCTGTTGATGCAGGATCCGGGCATTGTGCGCAACCGCTTGAAACTCAACGCCACCCGACGCAATGCCGCGGCCTGGCTGGCGCTGGAGGATCCGGTGGGATGGCTCTGGGCGTTTGTCGGCGACGTGCCCAAGGTCAATCATTTCAAGGATCGCAGTGAAGTCCCGGCCATCACGCCAGAGGCTGAAGCCATGAGTCGCGCGCTGAAAAAAGCCGGCTTCACTTTCGTCGGGCCGACCATCTGCTACGCGTTCATGCAGGCCTCGGGCATGGTCATGGACCACACCCAGGACTGTGACCGTTACGCGGACTTGGCCAACGCCGGTTAG
- a CDS encoding tetratricopeptide repeat protein, protein MLDSLEKMLAKGVDNALLRFGLGKGYLDLKDDARAVEHLQKCVEFDPKYSAAWKLLGKAQLGLGDSAAARLAWEKGIEAAQAHGDKQAEKEMTVFLKKLAKQL, encoded by the coding sequence ATGCTCGATTCCCTGGAAAAAATGCTCGCCAAGGGCGTGGATAACGCGCTGTTGCGGTTTGGCCTGGGTAAGGGTTACCTGGACCTGAAGGACGACGCCCGGGCTGTCGAACACCTACAGAAGTGCGTCGAGTTCGACCCGAAGTATTCGGCGGCGTGGAAGCTGCTGGGCAAGGCGCAGCTGGGGCTCGGAGATAGTGCTGCAGCGCGGCTGGCATGGGAGAAGGGCATTGAAGCGGCCCAGGCCCATGGCGACAAGCAGGCCGAAAAAGAGATGACTGTATTTCTGAAGAAGCTGGCCAAACAACTGTAG
- a CDS encoding lysophospholipid acyltransferase, producing the protein MEKFKGALLVGALRLFALLPWRAVQAVGTAIGWIMWKTPNRSRDTVRINLSKCFPEMDPAERERLAGQSLMDIGKSLTESACAWIWPAQRSIDLVREVEGLEVLHEALASGKGVVGITSHLGNWEVLNHFYCSQCKPIIFYRPPKLKAVDELLRKQRVQLGNRVAASTKEGILSVIKEVRKGGQVGIPADPEPAESAGIFVPFFATQALTSKFVPNMLAGGKAVGVFLHALRLPDGSGYKVILEAAPEDMYSTDTATSCAAMSKVVERYVGAYPSQYMWSMKRFKKRPPGEARWY; encoded by the coding sequence GTGGAAAAGTTTAAAGGCGCCTTGCTGGTAGGCGCTCTTCGGTTGTTTGCCCTGTTGCCCTGGCGCGCTGTCCAGGCAGTCGGCACGGCGATTGGCTGGATCATGTGGAAAACCCCCAACCGTTCCCGCGACACGGTGCGGATCAACCTGTCCAAATGTTTTCCGGAGATGGATCCGGCCGAGCGCGAGCGTCTTGCGGGCCAGAGCCTGATGGACATCGGCAAGTCACTGACCGAAAGCGCCTGCGCCTGGATCTGGCCGGCCCAGCGCTCCATCGACCTGGTGCGTGAAGTCGAAGGCCTGGAAGTGCTGCACGAAGCCCTGGCCTCGGGCAAAGGCGTGGTCGGCATCACCAGCCACCTGGGCAACTGGGAAGTGCTGAACCACTTCTATTGCAGCCAATGCAAACCGATCATTTTCTATCGTCCACCCAAGCTCAAGGCGGTGGACGAACTGCTGCGCAAGCAGCGGGTACAACTGGGCAATCGCGTGGCGGCTTCCACCAAGGAAGGCATTCTCAGCGTCATCAAGGAAGTGCGTAAAGGCGGTCAGGTGGGGATTCCGGCGGATCCGGAGCCTGCGGAATCGGCCGGGATTTTCGTACCGTTCTTTGCCACTCAGGCGCTGACCAGCAAATTCGTACCGAATATGTTGGCCGGCGGCAAGGCGGTTGGGGTGTTCCTGCACGCCCTGCGACTGCCGGACGGTTCCGGCTACAAAGTGATTCTGGAAGCGGCGCCGGAGGACATGTACAGCACCGACACCGCCACCTCATGCGCGGCGATGAGCAAAGTGGTGGAGCGCTATGTGGGGGCGTATCCGAGCCAGTACATGTGGAGCATGAAACGCTTCAAGAAACGCCCGCCGGGTGAGGCGCGGTGGTATTGA